The proteins below are encoded in one region of Homo sapiens chromosome 2, GRCh38.p14 Primary Assembly:
- the D2HGDH gene encoding D-2-hydroxyglutarate dehydrogenase, mitochondrial isoform X16, which produces MLPRRPLAWPAWLLRGAPGAAGSWGRPVGPLARRGCCSAPGTPEVPLTRERYPVRRLPFSTVSKQDLAAFERIVPGGVVTDPEALQAPNVDWLRTLRGCSKVLLRPRTSEEVSHILRHCHERNLAVNPQGGNTGMVGGSVPVFDEIILSTARMNRVLSFHSVSGILVCQAGCVLEELSRYVEERDFIMPLDLGAKGSCHIGGNVATNAGGLRFLRYGSLHGTVLGLEVVLADGTVLDCLTSLRKDNTGYDLKQLFIGSEGTLGIITTVSILCPPKPRAVNVAFLGFLCSALIPLQLQSPVCRPPVVLGARGQPGCRILLFALQVSDRSHSPLRATPTSKPGGTGPVSAPSLCACETFSLENSSLISTCLCIASLSRPERIPKIRPL; this is translated from the exons ATGCTGCCCCGTCGGCCTCTGGCGTGGCCCGCGTGGCTGTTGCGGGGTGCTCCGGGAGCCGCGGGTTCTTGGGGTCGGCCGGTTGGCCCCCTGGCCCGCAGAGGCTGCTGCTCCGCCCCGGGGACCCCCGAGGTGCCGCTGACCCGGGAGCGCTACCCCGTGCGGCGCTTGCCGTTCTCCACGGTGTCTAAGCAGGACCTGGCCGCCTTTGAGCGCATCGTGCCCGGCGGGGTCGTCACGGACCCGGAAGCGCTGCAGGCTCCCAACGTGGACTGGTTGCGGACGCTGCGAG GCTGTAGCAAGGTGCTGCTGAGGCCACGGACGTCGGAGGAGGTGTCCCACATCCTCAG GCACTGCCACGAGAGGAACCTGGCCGTGAACCCACAGGGGGGCAACACAGGCATGGTGGGTGGCAGCGTCCCCGTCTTTGACGAGATCATCCTCTCCACTGCCCGCATGAACCGGGTCCTCAGCTTCCACAGCGTGTCTG GAATTCTGGTTTGCCAGGCGGGCTGCGTCCTGGAGGAGCTGAGCCGGTATGTGGAGGAACGGGACTTCATCATGCCGCTGGACTTAGGAGCCAAGGGCAGCTGCCACATCGGGGGAAACGTGGCAACCAACGCTGGAGGCCTGCGGTTTCTTCGATATGGCTCACTGCATGGGACTGTCCTGGGCCTGGAAGTG GTGCTGGCCGACGGCACTGTCCTGGACTGCCTGACCTCCCTGAGGAAGGACAACACGGGCTATGACCTGAAGCAGCTGTTCATCGGGTCGGAGGGCACTTTGGGGATCATCACCACGGTGTCCATCTTGTGTCCACCCAAGCCCAGGGCTGTGAACGTGGCTTTCCTCG GTTTTCTGTGTTCTGCTCTGATCCCACTCCAACTGCAGTCACCTGTGTGCCGCCCGCCTGTGGTCCTGGGAGCCCGAGGCCAGCCCGGCTGCCGCATCCTGCTCTTCGCACTCCAGGTCTCAGACAGGAGTCACTCGCCTCTTCGTGCCACGCCCACGTCTAAGCCGGGTGGAACAGGCCCT GTGTCTGCCCCCAGCCTCTGCGCCTGTGAGACCTTCTCTCTGGAAAATTCTTCTCTGATATCCACATGCCTTTGCATTGCCTCCCTGTCTCGCCCTGAAAG AATTCCCAAGATACGCCCCCTCTGA
- the D2HGDH gene encoding D-2-hydroxyglutarate dehydrogenase, mitochondrial isoform X8, with translation MLPRRPLAWPAWLLRGAPGAAGSWGRPVGPLARRGCCSAPGTPEVPLTRERYPVRRLPFSTVSKQDLAAFERIVPGGVVTDPEALQAPNVDWLRTLRGCSKVLLRPRTSEEVSHILRHCHERNLAVNPQGGNTGMVGGSVPVFDEIILSTARMNRVLSFHSVSGILVCQAGCVLEELSRYVEERDFIMPLDLGAKGSCHIGGNVATNAGGLRFLRYGSLHGTVLGLEVVLADGTVLDCLTSLRKDNTGYDLKQLFIGSEGTLGIITTVSILCPPKPRAVNVAFLGLLHSQPLLRFSWDLPAAPFLLHLNRAGLSSISSSGVQKSHSPAVFAREVAGLAHQLPVRCLELPEAWAALEDAETPHACSFSHLHLLVVMCVPYFKQSHQDYYFMATFSALHSLVSDLLSGIMLQTYPRSFPAVKVSW, from the exons ATGCTGCCCCGTCGGCCTCTGGCGTGGCCCGCGTGGCTGTTGCGGGGTGCTCCGGGAGCCGCGGGTTCTTGGGGTCGGCCGGTTGGCCCCCTGGCCCGCAGAGGCTGCTGCTCCGCCCCGGGGACCCCCGAGGTGCCGCTGACCCGGGAGCGCTACCCCGTGCGGCGCTTGCCGTTCTCCACGGTGTCTAAGCAGGACCTGGCCGCCTTTGAGCGCATCGTGCCCGGCGGGGTCGTCACGGACCCGGAAGCGCTGCAGGCTCCCAACGTGGACTGGTTGCGGACGCTGCGAG GCTGTAGCAAGGTGCTGCTGAGGCCACGGACGTCGGAGGAGGTGTCCCACATCCTCAG GCACTGCCACGAGAGGAACCTGGCCGTGAACCCACAGGGGGGCAACACAGGCATGGTGGGTGGCAGCGTCCCCGTCTTTGACGAGATCATCCTCTCCACTGCCCGCATGAACCGGGTCCTCAGCTTCCACAGCGTGTCTG GAATTCTGGTTTGCCAGGCGGGCTGCGTCCTGGAGGAGCTGAGCCGGTATGTGGAGGAACGGGACTTCATCATGCCGCTGGACTTAGGAGCCAAGGGCAGCTGCCACATCGGGGGAAACGTGGCAACCAACGCTGGAGGCCTGCGGTTTCTTCGATATGGCTCACTGCATGGGACTGTCCTGGGCCTGGAAGTG GTGCTGGCCGACGGCACTGTCCTGGACTGCCTGACCTCCCTGAGGAAGGACAACACGGGCTATGACCTGAAGCAGCTGTTCATCGGGTCGGAGGGCACTTTGGGGATCATCACCACGGTGTCCATCTTGTGTCCACCCAAGCCCAGGGCTGTGAACGTGGCTTTCCTCG GCCTGCTTCACTCACAGCCACTTCTTCGGTTCTCCTGGGACCTGCCTGCGGCTCCTTTCTTGCTTCATTTGAATCGGGCGGGTTTATCCAGCATTTCCTCCTCAGGAGTTCAGAAGTCGCACAGCCCGGCAGTCTTCGCGCGGGAGGTGGCGGGTCTAGCTCACCAACTCCCAGTTCGGTGTCTTGAGCTGCCAGAAGCTTGGGCAGCCCTGGAGGATGCTGAGACTCCGCATGCTTGTTCCTTCAGCCACTTACATCTTCTTGTTGTGATGTGTGTTCCGTATTTTAAGCAATCTCACCAGGATTATTATTTTATGGCCACTTTCTCTGCCCTCCACTCTCTTGTGTCCGATCTTCTGTCTGGGATTATGTTGCAAACATATCCTCGTTCATTTCCTGCAGTAAAGGTCTCCTGGTGA
- the D2HGDH gene encoding D-2-hydroxyglutarate dehydrogenase, mitochondrial isoform X20, translating to MLPRRPLAWPAWLLRGAPGAAGSWGRPVGPLARRGCCSAPGTPEVPLTRERYPVRRLPFSTVSKQDLAAFERIVPGGVVTDPEALQAPNVDWLRTLRGCSKVLLRPRTSEEVSHILRHCHERNLAVNPQGGNTGMVGGSVPVFDEIILSTARMNRVLSFHSVSGILVCQAGCVLEELSRYVEERDFIMPLDLGAKGSCHIGGNVATNAGGLRFLRYGSLHGTVLGLEVVLADGTVLDCLTSLRKDNTGYDLKQLFIGSEGTLGIITTVSILCPPKPRAVNVAFLVTCVPPACGPGSPRPARLPHPALRTPGLRQESLASSCHAHV from the exons ATGCTGCCCCGTCGGCCTCTGGCGTGGCCCGCGTGGCTGTTGCGGGGTGCTCCGGGAGCCGCGGGTTCTTGGGGTCGGCCGGTTGGCCCCCTGGCCCGCAGAGGCTGCTGCTCCGCCCCGGGGACCCCCGAGGTGCCGCTGACCCGGGAGCGCTACCCCGTGCGGCGCTTGCCGTTCTCCACGGTGTCTAAGCAGGACCTGGCCGCCTTTGAGCGCATCGTGCCCGGCGGGGTCGTCACGGACCCGGAAGCGCTGCAGGCTCCCAACGTGGACTGGTTGCGGACGCTGCGAG GCTGTAGCAAGGTGCTGCTGAGGCCACGGACGTCGGAGGAGGTGTCCCACATCCTCAG GCACTGCCACGAGAGGAACCTGGCCGTGAACCCACAGGGGGGCAACACAGGCATGGTGGGTGGCAGCGTCCCCGTCTTTGACGAGATCATCCTCTCCACTGCCCGCATGAACCGGGTCCTCAGCTTCCACAGCGTGTCTG GAATTCTGGTTTGCCAGGCGGGCTGCGTCCTGGAGGAGCTGAGCCGGTATGTGGAGGAACGGGACTTCATCATGCCGCTGGACTTAGGAGCCAAGGGCAGCTGCCACATCGGGGGAAACGTGGCAACCAACGCTGGAGGCCTGCGGTTTCTTCGATATGGCTCACTGCATGGGACTGTCCTGGGCCTGGAAGTG GTGCTGGCCGACGGCACTGTCCTGGACTGCCTGACCTCCCTGAGGAAGGACAACACGGGCTATGACCTGAAGCAGCTGTTCATCGGGTCGGAGGGCACTTTGGGGATCATCACCACGGTGTCCATCTTGTGTCCACCCAAGCCCAGGGCTGTGAACGTGGCTTTCCTCG TCACCTGTGTGCCGCCCGCCTGTGGTCCTGGGAGCCCGAGGCCAGCCCGGCTGCCGCATCCTGCTCTTCGCACTCCAGGTCTCAGACAGGAGTCACTCGCCTCTTCGTGCCACGCCCACGTCTAA
- the D2HGDH gene encoding D-2-hydroxyglutarate dehydrogenase, mitochondrial isoform X21 encodes MLPRRPLAWPAWLLRGAPGAAGSWGRPVGPLARRGCCSAPGTPEVPLTRERYPVRRLPFSTVSKQDLAAFERIVPGGVVTDPEALQAPNVDWLRTLRGCSKVLLRPRTSEEVSHILRHCHERNLAVNPQGGNTGMVGGSVPVFDEIILSTARMNRVLSFHSVSGILVCQAGCVLEELSRYVEERDFIMPLDLGAKGSCHIGGNVATNAGGLRFLRYGSLHGTVLGLEVVLADGTVLDCLTSLRKDNTGYDLKQLFIGSEGTLGIITTVSILCPPKPRAVNVAFLVTCVPPACGPGSPRPARLPHPALRTPGVCPQPLRL; translated from the exons ATGCTGCCCCGTCGGCCTCTGGCGTGGCCCGCGTGGCTGTTGCGGGGTGCTCCGGGAGCCGCGGGTTCTTGGGGTCGGCCGGTTGGCCCCCTGGCCCGCAGAGGCTGCTGCTCCGCCCCGGGGACCCCCGAGGTGCCGCTGACCCGGGAGCGCTACCCCGTGCGGCGCTTGCCGTTCTCCACGGTGTCTAAGCAGGACCTGGCCGCCTTTGAGCGCATCGTGCCCGGCGGGGTCGTCACGGACCCGGAAGCGCTGCAGGCTCCCAACGTGGACTGGTTGCGGACGCTGCGAG GCTGTAGCAAGGTGCTGCTGAGGCCACGGACGTCGGAGGAGGTGTCCCACATCCTCAG GCACTGCCACGAGAGGAACCTGGCCGTGAACCCACAGGGGGGCAACACAGGCATGGTGGGTGGCAGCGTCCCCGTCTTTGACGAGATCATCCTCTCCACTGCCCGCATGAACCGGGTCCTCAGCTTCCACAGCGTGTCTG GAATTCTGGTTTGCCAGGCGGGCTGCGTCCTGGAGGAGCTGAGCCGGTATGTGGAGGAACGGGACTTCATCATGCCGCTGGACTTAGGAGCCAAGGGCAGCTGCCACATCGGGGGAAACGTGGCAACCAACGCTGGAGGCCTGCGGTTTCTTCGATATGGCTCACTGCATGGGACTGTCCTGGGCCTGGAAGTG GTGCTGGCCGACGGCACTGTCCTGGACTGCCTGACCTCCCTGAGGAAGGACAACACGGGCTATGACCTGAAGCAGCTGTTCATCGGGTCGGAGGGCACTTTGGGGATCATCACCACGGTGTCCATCTTGTGTCCACCCAAGCCCAGGGCTGTGAACGTGGCTTTCCTCG TCACCTGTGTGCCGCCCGCCTGTGGTCCTGGGAGCCCGAGGCCAGCCCGGCTGCCGCATCCTGCTCTTCGCACTCCAG GTGTCTGCCCCCAGCCTCTGCGCCTGTGA
- the D2HGDH gene encoding D-2-hydroxyglutarate dehydrogenase, mitochondrial isoform X12, whose amino-acid sequence MLPRRPLAWPAWLLRGAPGAAGSWGRPVGPLARRGCCSAPGTPEVPLTRERYPVRRLPFSTVSKQDLAAFERIVPGGVVTDPEALQAPNVDWLRTLRGCSKVLLRPRTSEEVSHILRHCHERNLAVNPQGGNTGMVGGSVPVFDEIILSTARMNRVLSFHSVSGILVCQAGCVLEELSRYVEERDFIMPLDLGAKGSCHIGGNVATNAGGLRFLRYGSLHGTVLGLEVVLADGTVLDCLTSLRKDNTGYDLKQLFIGSEGTLGIITTVSILCPPKPRAVNVAFLGFLCSALIPLQLQSPVCRPPVVLGARGQPGCRILLFALQAAQALLRFCRPSAPARGCWVRSCLHSSSWMLCACSWSGAISTWPARCKEGREGTKWLFLRVRFTSSSRLQAPTQAMTLRSWATSWSTRWAPAW is encoded by the exons ATGCTGCCCCGTCGGCCTCTGGCGTGGCCCGCGTGGCTGTTGCGGGGTGCTCCGGGAGCCGCGGGTTCTTGGGGTCGGCCGGTTGGCCCCCTGGCCCGCAGAGGCTGCTGCTCCGCCCCGGGGACCCCCGAGGTGCCGCTGACCCGGGAGCGCTACCCCGTGCGGCGCTTGCCGTTCTCCACGGTGTCTAAGCAGGACCTGGCCGCCTTTGAGCGCATCGTGCCCGGCGGGGTCGTCACGGACCCGGAAGCGCTGCAGGCTCCCAACGTGGACTGGTTGCGGACGCTGCGAG GCTGTAGCAAGGTGCTGCTGAGGCCACGGACGTCGGAGGAGGTGTCCCACATCCTCAG GCACTGCCACGAGAGGAACCTGGCCGTGAACCCACAGGGGGGCAACACAGGCATGGTGGGTGGCAGCGTCCCCGTCTTTGACGAGATCATCCTCTCCACTGCCCGCATGAACCGGGTCCTCAGCTTCCACAGCGTGTCTG GAATTCTGGTTTGCCAGGCGGGCTGCGTCCTGGAGGAGCTGAGCCGGTATGTGGAGGAACGGGACTTCATCATGCCGCTGGACTTAGGAGCCAAGGGCAGCTGCCACATCGGGGGAAACGTGGCAACCAACGCTGGAGGCCTGCGGTTTCTTCGATATGGCTCACTGCATGGGACTGTCCTGGGCCTGGAAGTG GTGCTGGCCGACGGCACTGTCCTGGACTGCCTGACCTCCCTGAGGAAGGACAACACGGGCTATGACCTGAAGCAGCTGTTCATCGGGTCGGAGGGCACTTTGGGGATCATCACCACGGTGTCCATCTTGTGTCCACCCAAGCCCAGGGCTGTGAACGTGGCTTTCCTCG GTTTTCTGTGTTCTGCTCTGATCCCACTCCAACTGCAGTCACCTGTGTGCCGCCCGCCTGTGGTCCTGGGAGCCCGAGGCCAGCCCGGCTGCCGCATCCTGCTCTTCGCACTCCAG GCTGCCCAGGCTTTGCTGAGGTTCTGCAGACCTTCAGCACCTGCAAGGGGATGCTGGGTGAGATCCTGTCTGCATTCGAGTTCATGGATGCTGTGTGCATGCAGCTGGTCGGGCGCCATCTCCACCTGGCCAGCCCGGTGCAAG GAAGGACGGGAAGGAACTAAGTGGCTATTTTTG AGAGTCCGTTTTACGTCCTCATCGAGACTTCAGGCTCCAACGCAGGCCATGACGCTGAGAAGCTGGGCCACTTCCTG
- the D2HGDH gene encoding D-2-hydroxyglutarate dehydrogenase, mitochondrial isoform X17 has product MLPRRPLAWPAWLLRGAPGAAGSWGRPVGPLARRGCCSAPGTPEVPLTRERYPVRRLPFSTVSKQDLAAFERIVPGGVVTDPEALQAPNVDWLRTLRGCSKVLLRPRTSEEVSHILRHCHERNLAVNPQGGNTGMVGGSVPVFDEIILSTARMNRVLSFHSVSGILVCQAGCVLEELSRYVEERDFIMPLDLGAKGSCHIGGNVATNAGGLRFLRYGSLHGTVLGLEVVLADGTVLDCLTSLRKDNTGYDLKQLFIGSEGTLGIITTVSILCPPKPRAVNVAFLGFLCSALIPLQLQSPVCRPPVVLGARGQPGCRILLFALQVSDRSHSPLRATPTSKPGGTGPVSAPSLCACETFSLENSSLISTCLCIASLSRPERLPRLC; this is encoded by the exons ATGCTGCCCCGTCGGCCTCTGGCGTGGCCCGCGTGGCTGTTGCGGGGTGCTCCGGGAGCCGCGGGTTCTTGGGGTCGGCCGGTTGGCCCCCTGGCCCGCAGAGGCTGCTGCTCCGCCCCGGGGACCCCCGAGGTGCCGCTGACCCGGGAGCGCTACCCCGTGCGGCGCTTGCCGTTCTCCACGGTGTCTAAGCAGGACCTGGCCGCCTTTGAGCGCATCGTGCCCGGCGGGGTCGTCACGGACCCGGAAGCGCTGCAGGCTCCCAACGTGGACTGGTTGCGGACGCTGCGAG GCTGTAGCAAGGTGCTGCTGAGGCCACGGACGTCGGAGGAGGTGTCCCACATCCTCAG GCACTGCCACGAGAGGAACCTGGCCGTGAACCCACAGGGGGGCAACACAGGCATGGTGGGTGGCAGCGTCCCCGTCTTTGACGAGATCATCCTCTCCACTGCCCGCATGAACCGGGTCCTCAGCTTCCACAGCGTGTCTG GAATTCTGGTTTGCCAGGCGGGCTGCGTCCTGGAGGAGCTGAGCCGGTATGTGGAGGAACGGGACTTCATCATGCCGCTGGACTTAGGAGCCAAGGGCAGCTGCCACATCGGGGGAAACGTGGCAACCAACGCTGGAGGCCTGCGGTTTCTTCGATATGGCTCACTGCATGGGACTGTCCTGGGCCTGGAAGTG GTGCTGGCCGACGGCACTGTCCTGGACTGCCTGACCTCCCTGAGGAAGGACAACACGGGCTATGACCTGAAGCAGCTGTTCATCGGGTCGGAGGGCACTTTGGGGATCATCACCACGGTGTCCATCTTGTGTCCACCCAAGCCCAGGGCTGTGAACGTGGCTTTCCTCG GTTTTCTGTGTTCTGCTCTGATCCCACTCCAACTGCAGTCACCTGTGTGCCGCCCGCCTGTGGTCCTGGGAGCCCGAGGCCAGCCCGGCTGCCGCATCCTGCTCTTCGCACTCCAGGTCTCAGACAGGAGTCACTCGCCTCTTCGTGCCACGCCCACGTCTAAGCCGGGTGGAACAGGCCCT GTGTCTGCCCCCAGCCTCTGCGCCTGTGAGACCTTCTCTCTGGAAAATTCTTCTCTGATATCCACATGCCTTTGCATTGCCTCCCTGTCTCGCCCTGAAAG GCTGCCCAGGCTTTGCTGA
- the D2HGDH gene encoding D-2-hydroxyglutarate dehydrogenase, mitochondrial isoform X14 — protein MLPRRPLAWPAWLLRGAPGAAGSWGRPVGPLARRGCCSAPGTPEVPLTRERYPVRRLPFSTVSKQDLAAFERIVPGGVVTDPEALQAPNVDWLRTLRGCSKVLLRPRTSEEVSHILRHCHERNLAVNPQGGNTGMVGGSVPVFDEIILSTARMNRVLSFHSVSGILVCQAGCVLEELSRYVEERDFIMPLDLGAKGSCHIGGNVATNAGGLRFLRYGSLHGTVLGLEVVLADGTVLDCLTSLRKDNTGYDLKQLFIGSEGTLGIITTVSILCPPKPRAVNVAFLGFLCSALIPLQLQSPVCRPPVVLGARGQPGCRILLFALQVSDRSHSPLRATPTSKPGGTGPVSAPSLCACETFSLENSSLISTCLCIASLSRPERCCVVLRRLPLLI, from the exons ATGCTGCCCCGTCGGCCTCTGGCGTGGCCCGCGTGGCTGTTGCGGGGTGCTCCGGGAGCCGCGGGTTCTTGGGGTCGGCCGGTTGGCCCCCTGGCCCGCAGAGGCTGCTGCTCCGCCCCGGGGACCCCCGAGGTGCCGCTGACCCGGGAGCGCTACCCCGTGCGGCGCTTGCCGTTCTCCACGGTGTCTAAGCAGGACCTGGCCGCCTTTGAGCGCATCGTGCCCGGCGGGGTCGTCACGGACCCGGAAGCGCTGCAGGCTCCCAACGTGGACTGGTTGCGGACGCTGCGAG GCTGTAGCAAGGTGCTGCTGAGGCCACGGACGTCGGAGGAGGTGTCCCACATCCTCAG GCACTGCCACGAGAGGAACCTGGCCGTGAACCCACAGGGGGGCAACACAGGCATGGTGGGTGGCAGCGTCCCCGTCTTTGACGAGATCATCCTCTCCACTGCCCGCATGAACCGGGTCCTCAGCTTCCACAGCGTGTCTG GAATTCTGGTTTGCCAGGCGGGCTGCGTCCTGGAGGAGCTGAGCCGGTATGTGGAGGAACGGGACTTCATCATGCCGCTGGACTTAGGAGCCAAGGGCAGCTGCCACATCGGGGGAAACGTGGCAACCAACGCTGGAGGCCTGCGGTTTCTTCGATATGGCTCACTGCATGGGACTGTCCTGGGCCTGGAAGTG GTGCTGGCCGACGGCACTGTCCTGGACTGCCTGACCTCCCTGAGGAAGGACAACACGGGCTATGACCTGAAGCAGCTGTTCATCGGGTCGGAGGGCACTTTGGGGATCATCACCACGGTGTCCATCTTGTGTCCACCCAAGCCCAGGGCTGTGAACGTGGCTTTCCTCG GTTTTCTGTGTTCTGCTCTGATCCCACTCCAACTGCAGTCACCTGTGTGCCGCCCGCCTGTGGTCCTGGGAGCCCGAGGCCAGCCCGGCTGCCGCATCCTGCTCTTCGCACTCCAGGTCTCAGACAGGAGTCACTCGCCTCTTCGTGCCACGCCCACGTCTAAGCCGGGTGGAACAGGCCCT GTGTCTGCCCCCAGCCTCTGCGCCTGTGAGACCTTCTCTCTGGAAAATTCTTCTCTGATATCCACATGCCTTTGCATTGCCTCCCTGTCTCGCCCTGAAAG GTGCTGTGTGGTTCTTCGGCGCCTTCCCCTCCTGATTTGA
- the D2HGDH gene encoding D-2-hydroxyglutarate dehydrogenase, mitochondrial isoform X7 — translation MLPRRPLAWPAWLLRGAPGAAGSWGRPVGPLARRGCCSAPGTPEVPLTRERYPVRRLPFSTVSKQDLAAFERIVPGGVVTDPEALQAPNVDWLRTLRGCSKVLLRPRTSEEVSHILRHCHERNLAVNPQGGNTGMVGGSVPVFDEIILSTARMNRVLSFHSVSGILVCQAGCVLEELSRYVEERDFIMPLDLGAKGSCHIGGNVATNAGGLRFLRYGSLHGTVLGLEVVLADGTVLDCLTSLRKDNTGYDLKQLFIGSEGTLGIITTVSILCPPKPRAVNVAFLGFLCSALIPLQLQSPVCRPPVVLGARGQPGCRILLFALQVSDRSHSPLRATPTSKPGGTGPAAQALLRFCRPSAPARGCWVRSCLHSSSWMLCACSWSGAISTWPARCKRVRFTSSSRLQAPTQAMTLRSWATSWSTRWAPAW, via the exons ATGCTGCCCCGTCGGCCTCTGGCGTGGCCCGCGTGGCTGTTGCGGGGTGCTCCGGGAGCCGCGGGTTCTTGGGGTCGGCCGGTTGGCCCCCTGGCCCGCAGAGGCTGCTGCTCCGCCCCGGGGACCCCCGAGGTGCCGCTGACCCGGGAGCGCTACCCCGTGCGGCGCTTGCCGTTCTCCACGGTGTCTAAGCAGGACCTGGCCGCCTTTGAGCGCATCGTGCCCGGCGGGGTCGTCACGGACCCGGAAGCGCTGCAGGCTCCCAACGTGGACTGGTTGCGGACGCTGCGAG GCTGTAGCAAGGTGCTGCTGAGGCCACGGACGTCGGAGGAGGTGTCCCACATCCTCAG GCACTGCCACGAGAGGAACCTGGCCGTGAACCCACAGGGGGGCAACACAGGCATGGTGGGTGGCAGCGTCCCCGTCTTTGACGAGATCATCCTCTCCACTGCCCGCATGAACCGGGTCCTCAGCTTCCACAGCGTGTCTG GAATTCTGGTTTGCCAGGCGGGCTGCGTCCTGGAGGAGCTGAGCCGGTATGTGGAGGAACGGGACTTCATCATGCCGCTGGACTTAGGAGCCAAGGGCAGCTGCCACATCGGGGGAAACGTGGCAACCAACGCTGGAGGCCTGCGGTTTCTTCGATATGGCTCACTGCATGGGACTGTCCTGGGCCTGGAAGTG GTGCTGGCCGACGGCACTGTCCTGGACTGCCTGACCTCCCTGAGGAAGGACAACACGGGCTATGACCTGAAGCAGCTGTTCATCGGGTCGGAGGGCACTTTGGGGATCATCACCACGGTGTCCATCTTGTGTCCACCCAAGCCCAGGGCTGTGAACGTGGCTTTCCTCG GTTTTCTGTGTTCTGCTCTGATCCCACTCCAACTGCAGTCACCTGTGTGCCGCCCGCCTGTGGTCCTGGGAGCCCGAGGCCAGCCCGGCTGCCGCATCCTGCTCTTCGCACTCCAGGTCTCAGACAGGAGTCACTCGCCTCTTCGTGCCACGCCCACGTCTAAGCCGGGTGGAACAGGCCCT GCTGCCCAGGCTTTGCTGAGGTTCTGCAGACCTTCAGCACCTGCAAGGGGATGCTGGGTGAGATCCTGTCTGCATTCGAGTTCATGGATGCTGTGTGCATGCAGCTGGTCGGGCGCCATCTCCACCTGGCCAGCCCGGTGCAAG AGAGTCCGTTTTACGTCCTCATCGAGACTTCAGGCTCCAACGCAGGCCATGACGCTGAGAAGCTGGGCCACTTCCTG
- the D2HGDH gene encoding D-2-hydroxyglutarate dehydrogenase, mitochondrial isoform X9, whose translation MLPRRPLAWPAWLLRGAPGAAGSWGRPVGPLARRGCCSAPGTPEVPLTRERYPVRRLPFSTVSKQDLAAFERIVPGGVVTDPEALQAPNVDWLRTLRGCSKVLLRPRTSEEVSHILRHCHERNLAVNPQGGNTGMVGGSVPVFDEIILSTARMNRVLSFHSVSGILVCQAGCVLEELSRYVEERDFIMPLDLGAKGSCHIGGNVATNAGGLRFLRYGSLHGTVLGLEVVLADGTVLDCLTSLRKDNTGYDLKQLFIGSEGTLGIITTVSILCPPKPRAVNVAFLGFLCSALIPLQLQSPVCRPPVVLGARGQPGCRILLFALQVSAPSLCACETFSLENSSLISTCLCIASLSRPERWARAPSCCSVSGAARLQTSPLSSFPSLHLRVGFPRAAASLVAPTNPGALTRLLDEVLSAGKT comes from the exons ATGCTGCCCCGTCGGCCTCTGGCGTGGCCCGCGTGGCTGTTGCGGGGTGCTCCGGGAGCCGCGGGTTCTTGGGGTCGGCCGGTTGGCCCCCTGGCCCGCAGAGGCTGCTGCTCCGCCCCGGGGACCCCCGAGGTGCCGCTGACCCGGGAGCGCTACCCCGTGCGGCGCTTGCCGTTCTCCACGGTGTCTAAGCAGGACCTGGCCGCCTTTGAGCGCATCGTGCCCGGCGGGGTCGTCACGGACCCGGAAGCGCTGCAGGCTCCCAACGTGGACTGGTTGCGGACGCTGCGAG GCTGTAGCAAGGTGCTGCTGAGGCCACGGACGTCGGAGGAGGTGTCCCACATCCTCAG GCACTGCCACGAGAGGAACCTGGCCGTGAACCCACAGGGGGGCAACACAGGCATGGTGGGTGGCAGCGTCCCCGTCTTTGACGAGATCATCCTCTCCACTGCCCGCATGAACCGGGTCCTCAGCTTCCACAGCGTGTCTG GAATTCTGGTTTGCCAGGCGGGCTGCGTCCTGGAGGAGCTGAGCCGGTATGTGGAGGAACGGGACTTCATCATGCCGCTGGACTTAGGAGCCAAGGGCAGCTGCCACATCGGGGGAAACGTGGCAACCAACGCTGGAGGCCTGCGGTTTCTTCGATATGGCTCACTGCATGGGACTGTCCTGGGCCTGGAAGTG GTGCTGGCCGACGGCACTGTCCTGGACTGCCTGACCTCCCTGAGGAAGGACAACACGGGCTATGACCTGAAGCAGCTGTTCATCGGGTCGGAGGGCACTTTGGGGATCATCACCACGGTGTCCATCTTGTGTCCACCCAAGCCCAGGGCTGTGAACGTGGCTTTCCTCG GTTTTCTGTGTTCTGCTCTGATCCCACTCCAACTGCAGTCACCTGTGTGCCGCCCGCCTGTGGTCCTGGGAGCCCGAGGCCAGCCCGGCTGCCGCATCCTGCTCTTCGCACTCCAG GTGTCTGCCCCCAGCCTCTGCGCCTGTGAGACCTTCTCTCTGGAAAATTCTTCTCTGATATCCACATGCCTTTGCATTGCCTCCCTGTCTCGCCCTGAAAGGTGGGCACGGGCCCCCTCCTGCTGCAGCGTCTCTGGGGCTGCCCGCCTGCAGACATCTCCACTCAGTTCCTTTCCATCTTTGCACTTGAGGGTCGGCTTCCCCAGGGCAGCGGCCTCACTGGTAGCCCCCACCAACCCTGGAGCACTAACACGCCTGTTGGATGAGGTCCTGAGTGCAGGGAAGACCTGA